One genomic window of Solanum dulcamara chromosome 10, daSolDulc1.2, whole genome shotgun sequence includes the following:
- the LOC129871238 gene encoding pectin acetylesterase 7-like gives MMMATKYLQLVFLLVCCFTIITIECANVTQDPNKYSVEKTIVHSAVSKGAVCLDGSPPAYYFEPGFGDGAENWIVHLSGGAWCINVTDCKSRTDGPNGSSKKMGPLNFQGIHSKNQSQNPDFYNWNKVVVAYCDGGSFVGDAEYIDPKTNLQFRGQKIFYAVLEELLGKGLKNAKNAILAGSSAGGYPAILYCDYFRDSLPINSRVKCLVDSGYFVHYKNPELERYWAWRYGGVAALQGVAQTLPKSCTSKMKPELCLYAENIQEYTKTPFFLYMSAYDNIETQYTLGNEKYKIVNEGLGSASFNATLLEMRSDFLKAIPKGDPKHRGVFIDAVHHHTSLMNRWTFELAIQIHNVSAPKAFADWYFDRKYTYLIDETHTMPIENVVPNVTSSISIPRKLM, from the exons ATGATGATGGCTACAAAATATCTTCAACTTGTTTTCTTACTTGTTTGTTGTTTCACCATCATCACAATTGAATGTGCAAACGTAACACAAGACCCAAATAAATATAGTGTCGAAAAAACAATAGTTCATAGTGCCGTGTCAAAAGGAGCAG TGTGCTTGGATGGATCACCTCCAGCATACTATTTCGAACCAGGATTTGGAGATGGAGCTGAAAACTGGATTGTCCATCTATCT GGAGGAGCATGGTGTATAAACGTCACAGACTGCAAAAGCCGTACGGACGGACCAAATGGATCATCAAAAAAGATGGGTCCACTAAACTTTCAAGGAATTCACAGCAAGAATCAGAGTCAAAATCCAG ATTTTTATAATTGGAACAAAGTAGTTGTTGCATACTGCGATGGTGGATCGTTCGTAGGAGATGCTGAATACATTGATCCT aAGACCAATCTTCAGTTTAGAGGGCAAAAGATTTTTTATGCAGTACTTGAGGAGCTGTTAGGAAAAGGATTAAAGAATGCCAAAAAT GCTATCTTGGCTGGTAGTTCTGCAGGAGGATATCCAGCAATATTATATTGCGATTACTTCCGCGATTCATTGCCAATTAATTCTAGAGTGAAATGTTTGGTTGATTCTGGCTATTTTGTTCACTA CAAGAATCCTGAGCTCGAAAGATATTGGGCATGGAGATATGGAGGAGTCGCCGCTTTACAA GGAGTTGCCCAAACCTTACCAAAATCATGCACTTCAAAAATGAAACCAGAATTG TGCCTCTACGCAGAGAACATTCAAGAATATACTAAGACACCGTTTTTTCTTTACATGTCAGCATATGATAATATAGAG ACACAATATACTTTAGGAAACGAGAAATATAAGATCGTTAATGAGGGGCTAGGCTCAGCAAGTTTCAATGCCACCCTGCTAG AAATGAGGTCGGATTTCTTAAAAGCAATACCCAAAGGTGACCCTAAACATAGAGGAGTTTTTATAGACGCAGTTCATCATCATACTAGCCTTATGAATAGGTGGACTTTTGAACTGGCCATTCAAATTCATAATGTG TCCGCCCCAAAAGCATTTGCTGATTGGTACTTTGATCGGAAATACACCtatttgatagatgaaactCATACCATGCCAATCGAAAATGTGGTCCCAAACGTAACTTCTAGTATATCTATTCCAAGAAAACTTATGTAA